The following proteins come from a genomic window of Triticum aestivum cultivar Chinese Spring chromosome 6A, IWGSC CS RefSeq v2.1, whole genome shotgun sequence:
- the LOC123128861 gene encoding uncharacterized protein isoform X2, protein MGKGERRKPPVDEEESVDRSKHWGDLEEEEEEEEEEEELMEDEDMEAGMQSVYTMSRFLSRRRRKSHLEPSMGQAIRMWLGHRIKLGLKGLIFSRIKSLKKWMSPYILRSSKLWTMFWQPSTKKPGRRRSYGTRRKTSATWWRRTRARGRGSARRT, encoded by the exons GGCGAAAGCCTCCTGTGGATGAG GAGGAATCTGTTGACCGCAGCAAGCATTGGGGAGacttggaggaggaagaggaagaggaggaagaggaagaggaactaATGGAAGATGAAGACATGGAAGCTGGCATGCAGTCTGTCTACACCATGTCAAG GTTCTTGAGCAGAAGGAGGAGAAAATCTCACCTTGAACCCTCTATGGGTCAAGCCATAC GTATGTGGTTGGGGCACAGGATAAAGCTGGGGTTAAAAGG GTTGATCTTCTCAAGAATCAAAAGTCTGAAAAAGTGGATGTCACCATACATCCTGAGGAGCTCGAAGTTATGGACGATGTTCTGGCAGCCAA GTACGAAGAAGCCCGGGAGGAGGAGAAGCTACGGAACCAGAAGGAAGACTTCAGCGACATGGTGGCGGAG AACGCGAGCAAGAGGAAGAGGAAGCGCAAGAAGGACGTGA
- the LOC123128861 gene encoding uncharacterized protein isoform X1 — MSMDLYGDVFGILQLDEPTYDEESVDRSKHWGDLEEEEEEEEEEEELMEDEDMEAGMQSVYTMSRFLSRRRRKSHLEPSMGQAIRMWLGHRIKLGLKGLIFSRIKSLKKWMSPYILRSSKLWTMFWQPSTKKPGRRRSYGTRRKTSATWWRRTRARGRGSARRT; from the exons ATGAG CATGGACCTCTACGGAGATGTTTTTGGTATCCTACAGCTGGATGAACCTACTTATGAT GAGGAATCTGTTGACCGCAGCAAGCATTGGGGAGacttggaggaggaagaggaagaggaggaagaggaagaggaactaATGGAAGATGAAGACATGGAAGCTGGCATGCAGTCTGTCTACACCATGTCAAG GTTCTTGAGCAGAAGGAGGAGAAAATCTCACCTTGAACCCTCTATGGGTCAAGCCATAC GTATGTGGTTGGGGCACAGGATAAAGCTGGGGTTAAAAGG GTTGATCTTCTCAAGAATCAAAAGTCTGAAAAAGTGGATGTCACCATACATCCTGAGGAGCTCGAAGTTATGGACGATGTTCTGGCAGCCAA GTACGAAGAAGCCCGGGAGGAGGAGAAGCTACGGAACCAGAAGGAAGACTTCAGCGACATGGTGGCGGAG AACGCGAGCAAGAGGAAGAGGAAGCGCAAGAAGGACGTGA